A genomic stretch from Frigoribacterium sp. PvP032 includes:
- the glgX gene encoding glycogen debranching protein GlgX, with protein MGRLLPVGRSCRSPGSADQVSGPCRPSSTVGPVPDIDPLADLGVRQGPDGPTLRVFSSSAERLEVVIDDAPHDRVVPLVRDEHDVWSATDGALTPGRRYWLRTDGAERPALLDPWARGLGRTGHGEHRATVIDESFDWGGVEKPRTPLDRVVVYEAHVRGLTRLAPFVPDELRGTYAGLAADTTIAYLKGLGVTAVQLLPVHQHVDEQRLVAQGIENYWGYNTLSYFAPHAAYASRDAQLAGASAVVREFKGMVRLLHEAGIEVWLDVVYNHTAEEGEDGGPVTSLRGLDAAAYYRHDAEGRPVDVTGCGNSLDTSHPAAHRLVMDSLRYWATEMQIDGFRFDLAATLGRNAGHVFDPDHPLLHDIVSDPALAGVKMVAEPWDVGAGGWQTGAFPDGWIEWNDRFRNRARDFWLTDVATARAQGTPPTGVGSFASKLSGSSNVFAHDRGPLAGLNFVTAHDGFTLLDLVSYDAKHNLSNGEQNRDGTDDNRSFNHGVEGHSDNPWISDARRRSMRNLLGTLFVSSGVPMLTAGDERGRTQRGNNNGYCTDSELTWVDWATQPWQQGLHDDVAALARIRRENPALRPIRFGLEGACTLSANDITWADATGAEMRQDEWEDPHVRTVQYVARSTPENEAQNTVLVLVHGAESAAAVRLARSEGVAGWEPLWSSDDSAELHPLEPGDEVLVSAPTVVIFRAVP; from the coding sequence ATGGGGCGCCTCCTGCCGGTCGGTCGGTCGTGTCGGTCGCCCGGGTCGGCCGATCAGGTCTCGGGCCCGTGTCGGCCCTCATCTACTGTAGGTCCCGTGCCCGACATCGACCCCCTCGCCGACCTCGGAGTGCGCCAGGGGCCGGACGGGCCGACGCTCCGCGTGTTCTCGTCGTCGGCCGAGCGCCTCGAGGTCGTGATCGACGACGCGCCCCACGACCGGGTCGTCCCCCTCGTCCGCGACGAGCACGACGTGTGGAGCGCGACCGACGGCGCGCTGACGCCGGGACGGCGCTACTGGCTCCGCACCGACGGCGCCGAGCGCCCCGCCCTGCTCGACCCGTGGGCCCGCGGCCTCGGCCGCACCGGCCACGGCGAGCACCGCGCCACCGTGATCGACGAGTCGTTCGACTGGGGCGGCGTCGAGAAGCCGCGCACCCCGCTCGACCGGGTGGTCGTCTACGAGGCCCACGTCCGCGGCCTGACGCGGCTCGCGCCCTTCGTGCCCGACGAGCTGCGCGGCACCTACGCGGGGCTCGCCGCCGACACGACCATCGCCTACCTGAAGGGGCTCGGGGTCACGGCCGTCCAGCTGCTGCCGGTGCACCAGCACGTCGACGAGCAGCGCCTCGTCGCGCAGGGCATCGAGAACTACTGGGGCTACAACACGCTGTCGTACTTCGCGCCGCACGCGGCGTACGCGAGCCGGGACGCCCAGCTGGCGGGCGCCTCCGCCGTCGTCCGCGAGTTCAAGGGGATGGTGCGCCTGCTGCACGAGGCGGGCATCGAGGTCTGGCTCGACGTCGTCTACAACCACACCGCCGAGGAGGGCGAGGACGGCGGGCCCGTGACGAGCCTCCGTGGCCTCGACGCCGCCGCGTACTACCGGCACGACGCCGAGGGCCGCCCCGTCGACGTGACCGGCTGCGGCAACTCGCTCGACACGAGCCACCCCGCCGCGCACCGCCTCGTGATGGACTCGCTGCGCTACTGGGCGACCGAGATGCAGATCGACGGCTTCCGCTTCGACCTCGCCGCGACGCTCGGCCGCAACGCGGGCCACGTCTTCGACCCCGACCACCCGCTGCTGCACGACATCGTCTCCGACCCGGCCCTGGCCGGCGTCAAGATGGTCGCCGAGCCGTGGGACGTCGGCGCGGGCGGCTGGCAGACCGGCGCCTTCCCCGATGGCTGGATCGAGTGGAACGACCGCTTCCGCAACCGGGCCAGGGACTTCTGGCTGACGGACGTGGCGACCGCCAGGGCCCAGGGCACTCCCCCGACCGGCGTCGGCAGCTTCGCCTCGAAGCTCAGCGGGTCGAGCAACGTCTTCGCCCACGACCGCGGGCCGCTGGCCGGGCTGAACTTCGTCACGGCCCACGACGGCTTCACCCTGCTCGACCTCGTCTCCTACGACGCCAAGCACAACCTCAGCAACGGCGAGCAGAACCGCGACGGCACCGACGACAACCGCTCGTTCAACCACGGCGTCGAGGGGCACAGCGACAACCCGTGGATCAGCGACGCGCGACGCCGCTCGATGCGCAACCTGCTCGGCACCCTCTTCGTGTCGTCGGGCGTGCCGATGCTCACCGCCGGCGACGAGCGCGGCCGCACGCAGCGCGGCAACAACAACGGCTACTGCACCGACAGCGAGCTGACCTGGGTCGACTGGGCGACGCAGCCCTGGCAGCAGGGCCTGCACGACGACGTCGCGGCGCTCGCGCGGATCCGCCGGGAGAACCCGGCGCTCCGTCCGATCCGCTTCGGCCTCGAGGGCGCCTGCACCCTGAGCGCCAACGACATCACCTGGGCCGACGCGACCGGTGCCGAGATGCGCCAGGACGAGTGGGAGGACCCGCACGTCCGCACCGTCCAGTACGTGGCTCGCTCGACGCCCGAGAACGAGGCACAGAACACGGTGCTCGTGCTGGTGCACGGCGCCGAGTCGGCGGCGGCCGTCCGGCTCGCCCGCTCCGAGGGCGTCGCGGGCTGGGAGCCGCTCTGGTCGAGCGACGACTCCGCCGAGCTGCACCCCCTCGAGCCGGGCGACGAGGTGCTCGTGTCGGCGCCGACGGTCGTGATCTTCCGGGCGGTGCCGTGA
- a CDS encoding cysteine desulfurase family protein, with protein sequence MAVYLDHAATTPMHPAAIAAYAAALGTVGNPSSIHSAGQGAKRVLEEARERVAASLGCEPIEVVFTSGGTESVNLGVKGLWWARQADRPRPRLLVPAGEHHATVDAVEWLERHDGAVVTWLPLDEHGRLRVDALAAALDEHDDVALVSLLWANNEVGTLQPVDEVVALAAAHGVPVHCDAVAAYGQVPIDFRASGLAALSVSAHKIGGPIGIGALALARTATVEPLIHGGGQQRQVRSGTQDGPAAVAFAVAAEQPHHPYEPLRDRLVEGVLAAVPTAVLRGDPVDRLPGNAHFTFPGCEGDSLLFLLDAAGVAVSTGSACQAGIPEPSHVLLAMGLTDEEARGALRMTVGHTSADADVDALLAALPAAVARATRAGYAAHAPASFAR encoded by the coding sequence ATGGCCGTCTACCTCGACCACGCCGCGACGACGCCGATGCACCCCGCGGCCATCGCTGCGTACGCCGCGGCCCTCGGCACGGTCGGCAATCCCTCCTCGATCCACTCCGCGGGCCAGGGCGCCAAGCGCGTGCTCGAGGAGGCGCGTGAACGCGTCGCCGCCTCCCTCGGCTGCGAGCCCATCGAGGTCGTCTTCACCTCGGGCGGCACCGAGTCCGTCAACCTCGGGGTCAAGGGCCTCTGGTGGGCGAGGCAGGCCGACCGGCCGCGCCCGCGCCTCCTCGTGCCCGCCGGCGAGCACCACGCCACCGTCGACGCCGTCGAGTGGCTCGAGCGGCACGACGGCGCCGTCGTGACCTGGCTGCCGCTCGACGAGCACGGCCGGCTGCGGGTCGACGCGCTCGCCGCGGCCCTCGACGAGCACGACGACGTCGCGCTGGTCAGCCTGCTCTGGGCCAACAACGAGGTCGGCACGCTGCAGCCGGTCGACGAGGTCGTGGCGCTCGCCGCCGCCCACGGGGTGCCGGTGCACTGCGACGCGGTGGCCGCGTACGGGCAGGTGCCGATCGACTTCCGGGCGAGCGGCCTCGCCGCCCTGAGCGTCTCCGCCCACAAGATCGGCGGGCCGATCGGCATCGGCGCCCTCGCGCTCGCCCGCACGGCGACCGTCGAGCCCCTCATCCACGGCGGCGGTCAGCAGCGCCAGGTGCGCTCGGGCACCCAGGACGGCCCGGCCGCGGTCGCCTTCGCCGTCGCCGCCGAGCAGCCGCACCACCCGTACGAGCCGCTGCGCGACCGGCTCGTCGAGGGAGTGCTCGCCGCCGTCCCCACCGCCGTGCTCCGCGGCGATCCGGTCGACCGCCTCCCCGGCAACGCGCACTTCACGTTCCCCGGCTGCGAGGGCGACTCGCTGCTGTTCCTCCTCGACGCGGCGGGCGTCGCCGTCTCGACGGGGTCCGCCTGCCAGGCGGGCATCCCGGAGCCGTCGCACGTGCTGCTCGCGATGGGACTCACCGACGAGGAGGCGCGGGGCGCGCTCCGCATGACGGTCGGGCACACGAGCGCGGACGCCGACGTCGACGCGCTCCTCGCCGCACTGCCGGCCGCGGTCGCCCGCGCGACCCGCGCCGGCTACGCCGCGCACGCCCCCGCCTCCTTCGCTCGCTAG
- a CDS encoding ABC transporter ATP-binding protein, with product MTLTDPVVPTRASSGPVLEVRDLHVTFPTPDGPVRAVRGIDLTLHRGEVLGIVGESGSGKSVTSTAILGLLPSTAQVTGSIRLDGEELLGKGDKAMSAIRGARIAMVFQDPLSAFTPVYTVGQQIAETVLIHRGGSKAEARARAVELLGLVGIPEPERRVDSFPHEFSGGMRQRAMIAMAIANDPDVILADEPTTALDVTIQAQVISVLRTAQRETGAALVFVSHDLGVIAGFADRIAVMYAGRVVETATAEDLFANPRMPYTVGLIGALPRLDQRSDQPLVPIPGTPPSLLSLAPGCPFAARCPLVRDDCRAVEPALEQAPSVEAGHAAACLHSDELIGEGTEPEEVYDLPEAPRSALSRVAREERERVLHVEGLVKTFPITKGAVFKRRVGTVWAVDGVDLDVRRGETLGLVGESGSGKSTTLHEIMDLQRPEAGTIELLGTDLSSGKLDRSTVARLRSTVSMVFQDPMASLDPRQPVSDIVAEPLRAAGRSADEIGRRVPELMRLVGLEPAAATRYPHEFSGGQRQRISIARALAADPSLVVLDEPVSALDVSIQAGVLNLLAELKATLDLSYLFVSHDLAVIRHVADRITVMYLGRTVETGPVDDVFEHPLHPYTRALLSAVPVPDPVVERAREHILLPGDPPSPTVQQTGCRFRSRCPLFALLPDDKKRACVEDVPAMLPHGREGEDHTAACHWAEEEVPA from the coding sequence ATGACCCTCACCGATCCCGTCGTCCCGACCCGCGCCTCCTCGGGGCCGGTGCTCGAGGTGCGCGACCTGCACGTGACCTTCCCGACGCCGGACGGGCCCGTCAGGGCCGTCCGCGGCATCGACCTGACGCTGCACAGGGGCGAGGTGCTCGGCATCGTCGGCGAGTCCGGCTCGGGCAAGTCGGTGACGAGCACCGCGATCCTCGGCCTTCTGCCGTCGACCGCCCAGGTCACCGGGTCGATCCGGCTCGACGGCGAGGAGCTGCTCGGCAAGGGCGACAAGGCGATGTCGGCCATCCGCGGCGCCCGCATCGCGATGGTGTTCCAGGACCCGCTGTCGGCCTTCACGCCCGTCTACACGGTCGGGCAGCAGATCGCCGAGACGGTGCTGATCCACCGCGGGGGCAGCAAGGCCGAGGCCCGCGCCCGCGCCGTCGAGCTGCTCGGCCTCGTGGGCATCCCCGAGCCGGAGCGGCGGGTCGACTCCTTCCCGCACGAGTTCTCGGGCGGCATGCGCCAGCGCGCCATGATCGCCATGGCGATCGCCAACGACCCCGACGTGATCCTCGCCGACGAGCCGACCACGGCCCTCGACGTGACGATCCAGGCACAGGTCATCTCGGTGCTGCGCACGGCCCAGCGCGAGACCGGGGCAGCCCTCGTCTTCGTCAGCCACGACCTCGGCGTCATCGCCGGCTTCGCCGACCGCATCGCCGTCATGTACGCGGGGCGGGTCGTCGAGACGGCCACGGCGGAGGACCTCTTCGCCAACCCGCGCATGCCGTACACAGTCGGGCTGATCGGTGCGCTGCCGCGCCTCGACCAGCGGAGCGACCAGCCGCTCGTGCCGATCCCCGGCACGCCGCCGTCGCTGCTCTCGCTGGCGCCCGGCTGCCCCTTCGCCGCCCGCTGCCCGCTCGTGCGCGACGACTGCCGCGCGGTCGAGCCCGCGCTCGAGCAGGCGCCCTCTGTCGAGGCCGGGCACGCGGCGGCCTGCCTGCACTCGGACGAGCTGATCGGCGAGGGCACCGAGCCCGAGGAGGTCTACGACCTGCCAGAGGCGCCGCGGTCGGCCCTGTCGCGCGTCGCCCGCGAGGAGCGCGAGCGCGTGCTGCACGTCGAGGGGCTCGTGAAGACGTTCCCGATCACGAAGGGCGCCGTGTTCAAGCGCCGGGTCGGCACCGTCTGGGCCGTCGACGGCGTCGACCTCGACGTGCGGCGCGGCGAGACGCTCGGCCTCGTGGGGGAGTCGGGCTCCGGCAAGAGCACGACCCTGCACGAGATCATGGACCTGCAGCGGCCAGAGGCCGGCACCATCGAGCTGCTGGGGACCGACCTCTCGTCGGGCAAGCTCGACCGCTCGACCGTCGCGCGCCTCCGGAGCACCGTCTCGATGGTGTTCCAGGACCCGATGGCGAGCCTCGACCCCCGGCAGCCGGTGAGCGACATCGTCGCCGAGCCGCTGCGGGCGGCCGGGCGGTCGGCCGACGAGATCGGACGGCGCGTGCCCGAGCTGATGCGGCTGGTCGGCCTCGAGCCCGCCGCCGCGACCCGGTACCCGCACGAGTTCTCGGGCGGGCAGCGGCAGCGCATCTCGATCGCCAGGGCGCTCGCCGCCGACCCGTCGCTGGTCGTGCTCGACGAGCCGGTCTCGGCCCTCGACGTGTCGATCCAGGCCGGCGTGCTCAACCTGCTCGCCGAGCTCAAGGCGACGCTCGACCTGTCGTACCTCTTCGTGTCGCACGACCTCGCGGTGATCCGTCACGTGGCGGACCGCATCACCGTGATGTACCTCGGGCGCACCGTCGAGACCGGGCCGGTCGACGACGTGTTCGAGCACCCGCTGCACCCGTACACGCGGGCGCTGCTGTCGGCCGTGCCCGTGCCCGACCCCGTAGTCGAGCGGGCGCGCGAGCACATCCTGCTGCCCGGCGACCCGCCGAGCCCGACGGTGCAGCAGACCGGCTGCCGGTTCCGCAGCCGCTGCCCGCTGTTCGCCCTGCTGCCCGACGACAAGAAGCGCGCGTGCGTCGAGGACGTCCCCGCGATGCTGCCGCACGGCCGCGAGGGGGAGGACCACACGGCCGCGTGCCACTGGGCCGAGGAGGAGGTGCCGGCGTAG
- the ybaK gene encoding Cys-tRNA(Pro) deacylase, which yields MSGGRAASGAGTPATVALTAAGIPFTAHAYEHHDTATNFGEEAAAELGLSEDRVFKTLVAAADDVLVVAVVPVARRLDLKALAAAVGAKKAKLADPAVAERRTGYVVGGISPVGQRTTLATVVDASAASFATVFVSAGRRGLDLEIAPDDLVRATGARLLPIARD from the coding sequence GTGAGCGGCGGCCGCGCAGCATCGGGCGCGGGCACCCCGGCCACCGTCGCCCTGACCGCGGCGGGCATCCCGTTCACCGCGCACGCCTACGAGCACCACGACACCGCGACGAACTTCGGCGAGGAGGCGGCGGCCGAGCTCGGCCTGTCCGAGGACCGCGTCTTCAAGACGCTCGTCGCCGCGGCCGACGACGTCCTCGTCGTCGCCGTCGTGCCGGTCGCCCGTCGCCTCGACCTCAAGGCCCTGGCCGCCGCCGTCGGCGCGAAGAAGGCCAAGCTCGCCGACCCCGCCGTGGCCGAGCGTCGGACGGGCTACGTCGTGGGCGGCATCAGCCCGGTCGGGCAGCGCACGACGCTGGCGACGGTCGTCGACGCGAGCGCCGCCTCCTTCGCCACCGTCTTCGTCAGCGCAGGGAGGCGCGGGCTCGACCTCGAGATCGCTCCCGACGACCTGGTGCGCGCCACCGGGGCGCGGCTGCTGCCCATCGCCCGTGACTGA
- a CDS encoding ABC transporter permease, with protein sequence MTRFSPELLDGGADDVLPATREEAATSSPNRFVLTMRRLFSNRGASVGLVAVLLLFAFAFLGPLVSPWAYDYIDYTALSSPPTAAHWFGTNNIGQDVFAQTARGMQKSLLIGLLVALFSTAIAGFLGAMAGYFGGWVDRVVMIFVDLLLVLPSFLIIAILSPRLKQFGWLILVALLALFGWMITARVVRSLTLSIKEREFIRAARYMGIGHFTIITRHILPNVASFLVIDATIAIGAAVLTESGLSYFGFGVQPPDVSLGTLIAQNQNVATTKPWLFFFAAGALIVFALASNLLGDGLRDALDPTSTAGRTGRRRRLRAGGRGRGGAAPVGRAAALSEDAPAAPGGTVPTARTRPAGETR encoded by the coding sequence ATGACCAGGTTCAGTCCCGAGCTGCTCGACGGCGGCGCCGACGACGTGCTGCCCGCCACCCGCGAGGAGGCGGCGACGAGCTCGCCGAACCGCTTCGTGCTGACGATGCGCCGGCTCTTCTCCAACCGAGGCGCCTCCGTCGGCCTCGTCGCCGTGCTGCTGCTCTTCGCCTTCGCGTTCCTCGGGCCGCTCGTGTCGCCGTGGGCCTACGACTACATCGACTACACGGCGCTCTCGTCGCCCCCGACGGCCGCGCACTGGTTCGGCACCAACAACATCGGGCAGGACGTGTTCGCCCAGACCGCCCGCGGCATGCAGAAGTCCTTGCTGATCGGCCTGCTCGTCGCCCTGTTCTCGACCGCCATCGCCGGGTTCCTCGGCGCGATGGCCGGCTACTTCGGCGGCTGGGTCGACCGCGTCGTGATGATCTTCGTCGACCTGCTGCTCGTCCTGCCGTCGTTCCTGATCATCGCGATCCTGTCGCCGCGCCTGAAGCAGTTCGGCTGGCTGATCCTAGTCGCGCTGCTCGCCCTCTTCGGCTGGATGATCACGGCGCGCGTGGTGCGGTCGCTCACCCTCAGCATCAAGGAGCGGGAGTTCATCCGCGCCGCGCGCTACATGGGCATCGGCCACTTCACGATCATCACGCGGCACATCCTCCCGAACGTCGCGTCGTTCCTCGTCATCGACGCCACGATCGCGATCGGGGCCGCCGTGCTCACCGAGTCGGGGCTGTCGTACTTCGGCTTCGGCGTGCAGCCGCCCGACGTCTCGCTCGGCACGCTGATCGCCCAGAACCAGAACGTGGCGACGACCAAGCCGTGGCTGTTCTTCTTCGCCGCCGGCGCGCTGATCGTGTTCGCCCTCGCGAGCAACCTGCTCGGCGACGGCCTCCGCGACGCGCTCGACCCCACCTCGACGGCCGGCCGCACCGGTCGCCGTCGCCGCCTGCGCGCGGGCGGTCGGGGACGAGGAGGCGCCGCCCCCGTCGGCCGCGCCGCCGCGCTGTCCGAGGACGCGCCCGCCGCACCCGGCGGGACCGTCCCCACCGCCCGGACCCGACCTGCGGGGGAGACCCGATGA
- a CDS encoding ABC transporter family substrate-binding protein yields MKNTKKAGVVAGLAALALVVTACSGGGGQDGDGAPKNGELSPTGDINATAAADVEQGGTLTLPLSQLPSQWNYGQLDGALVDAALIESAILPQPFRIDEEGVPQIDEDLVTSAEATSDDPLVVTYDINPDAQWNDGTPITVADFQAWWTALKGTNAEYLVGSTLGPDRMASVEPGTSDKQVVVTYSEPFSDWKSMFAPLYPAKIYNDPTAFNTAYVDAVPISAGPYKIDAIDQTAQTVTMVPDENWWGDAPKLDTVIFRALDGDADIDAYLNGEIDQVYANSSDRYDRVKDADGSELRAAPSARYTHVDFSTKGLLADESVRQAIQHAVDRDALGKVITGTLPYEVSTLNNHLYLSTDGAYQDNAGETGNYDVEEAGKILDDAGWEMDGDVRAKDGEQLAISITIPSSAPVSQQLAEVIQSQLTAVGIKLDINAVGTDAFFEDNVTPGNYDMTIFVWAGTGYQASGVSIYNQDEQGQNYGRVSSDEISSLLDEAVAEGDPDAAADLYNQADEAIWEIGHSMPIIQQPLISAQSPKLANYGARAGASDLDWTIVGFTK; encoded by the coding sequence ATGAAGAACACGAAGAAGGCCGGCGTCGTCGCGGGCCTCGCCGCACTCGCTCTCGTCGTTACGGCGTGCAGCGGCGGAGGCGGCCAGGACGGCGACGGCGCTCCCAAGAACGGCGAGCTGTCCCCCACCGGCGACATCAACGCGACCGCGGCCGCCGACGTCGAGCAGGGCGGCACGCTGACCCTGCCGCTCTCGCAGCTGCCCTCGCAGTGGAACTACGGCCAGCTCGACGGCGCGCTCGTCGACGCCGCCCTGATCGAGAGCGCGATCCTGCCGCAGCCCTTCCGCATCGACGAGGAGGGCGTGCCGCAGATCGACGAGGACCTCGTCACGAGCGCCGAGGCCACGAGCGACGACCCCCTGGTCGTCACCTACGACATCAACCCCGACGCGCAGTGGAACGACGGCACCCCGATCACGGTGGCCGACTTCCAGGCCTGGTGGACGGCTCTCAAGGGCACGAACGCCGAGTACCTGGTCGGCAGCACCCTCGGCCCCGACCGCATGGCCAGCGTCGAGCCCGGCACGAGCGACAAGCAGGTAGTCGTCACCTACTCCGAGCCGTTCTCCGACTGGAAGTCGATGTTCGCCCCGCTGTACCCGGCGAAGATCTACAACGACCCGACCGCGTTCAACACCGCCTACGTCGACGCCGTGCCGATCTCGGCCGGCCCGTACAAGATCGACGCGATCGACCAGACGGCCCAGACCGTCACGATGGTGCCCGACGAGAACTGGTGGGGCGACGCCCCCAAGCTCGACACGGTGATCTTCCGCGCCCTCGACGGCGACGCCGACATCGACGCGTACCTCAACGGCGAGATCGACCAGGTCTACGCGAACTCGTCCGACCGGTACGACCGGGTGAAGGACGCGGACGGCAGCGAGCTCCGCGCCGCGCCCTCGGCTCGCTACACCCACGTCGACTTCAGCACGAAGGGCCTGCTGGCCGACGAGTCGGTGCGCCAGGCGATCCAGCACGCGGTCGACCGTGACGCGCTCGGCAAGGTCATCACGGGCACGCTGCCCTACGAAGTCTCGACGCTGAACAACCACCTCTACCTCAGCACCGACGGGGCCTACCAGGACAACGCGGGCGAGACCGGCAACTACGACGTCGAGGAGGCCGGCAAGATCCTCGACGACGCGGGCTGGGAGATGGACGGCGACGTGCGCGCGAAGGACGGCGAGCAGCTCGCCATCTCGATCACGATCCCCTCGTCGGCGCCGGTGTCGCAGCAGCTCGCCGAGGTGATCCAGAGCCAGCTCACCGCCGTCGGCATCAAGCTCGACATCAACGCGGTCGGCACGGACGCCTTCTTCGAGGACAACGTCACGCCCGGCAACTACGACATGACGATCTTCGTCTGGGCCGGCACCGGCTACCAGGCCTCGGGCGTCAGCATCTACAACCAGGACGAGCAGGGCCAGAACTACGGCCGCGTCTCGAGCGACGAGATCAGCTCGCTGCTGGACGAGGCGGTCGCCGAGGGCGACCCCGACGCCGCGGCCGACCTGTACAACCAGGCCGACGAGGCGATCTGGGAGATCGGGCACTCGATGCCGATCATCCAGCAGCCGCTCATCTCGGCGCAGAGCCCGAAGCTCGCGAACTACGGCGCCCGCGCCGGCGCGTCGGACCTCGACTGGACGATCGTCGGCTTCACGAAGTAG
- a CDS encoding DUF1294 domain-containing protein: MTDLPSVTDPTTAWAVVAIVAALVALNGVTVIAYALDKRAARRGARRVSERTLLTLGLAGGWPGAIVAQRRLRHKTRKRSFQSSFRLTVALNLAIVAVVVLVVRLAAG; the protein is encoded by the coding sequence GTGACTGACCTGCCGAGCGTGACCGACCCGACGACCGCGTGGGCCGTCGTCGCGATCGTCGCGGCACTGGTCGCGCTGAACGGCGTGACCGTGATCGCCTACGCCCTCGACAAGCGCGCCGCGCGGCGCGGAGCCCGCCGCGTGTCCGAGCGGACGCTGCTGACGCTCGGCCTGGCTGGCGGCTGGCCGGGCGCGATCGTGGCCCAGCGGCGGCTGCGGCACAAGACGCGCAAGCGGTCGTTCCAGTCGTCGTTCCGGCTGACCGTCGCGCTGAACCTGGCGATCGTCGCGGTCGTGGTGCTGGTCGTCCGCCTCGCCGCAGGCTGA
- a CDS encoding ABC transporter permease codes for MARYLARRLVYYVALVFIATSLTYFLASATFTPRSAYAERNPRPTEQVIDAKLDSIGVNDKVPVVERYASWLGGAVTGDLGQTIQDKPVNTEFWPRLGVSLRLLLAGSVIGIVLAIAVGTWNAIRQYKLSDRVSAILSFVLISTPVFLSAVLLKIGATQLNSVLGFQLISFTGEATPGLGGGFATVLGDRAVHLLLPTISIAAGLIAIYSRYQRSTMLDVLQADFIRTARAKGLRRRPAIVKHGLRTALIPMTTLFAFAFLGVLTGATFTEKIFGWNGLGAWFIDAVQGNDVNVVVAYTLYSAVVVLFAGFASDVLNAVLDPRVRSQK; via the coding sequence ATGGCCCGCTATCTCGCGCGGCGGCTGGTGTACTACGTCGCTCTCGTCTTCATCGCCACGTCCCTGACGTACTTCCTGGCGTCGGCGACGTTCACCCCCCGGTCCGCCTACGCCGAGCGCAACCCGCGGCCCACCGAGCAGGTGATCGACGCGAAGCTCGACTCGATCGGCGTCAACGACAAGGTCCCGGTGGTCGAGCGGTACGCCTCCTGGCTGGGCGGCGCCGTGACCGGAGACCTGGGCCAGACCATCCAGGACAAGCCGGTGAACACGGAGTTCTGGCCGCGTCTCGGGGTCAGCCTCCGCCTCCTGCTCGCCGGTTCCGTCATCGGCATCGTGCTCGCCATCGCCGTCGGCACGTGGAACGCGATCCGCCAGTACAAGCTGTCCGACCGCGTCTCGGCGATCCTCTCCTTCGTGCTGATCTCGACGCCGGTCTTCCTCTCCGCGGTGCTGCTCAAGATCGGGGCGACGCAGCTCAACAGCGTGCTCGGGTTCCAGCTGATCAGCTTCACCGGCGAGGCGACGCCGGGGCTCGGGGGCGGGTTCGCGACCGTCCTCGGCGACCGTGCGGTGCACCTCCTGCTGCCCACCATCTCGATCGCCGCCGGGCTGATCGCGATCTACAGCCGGTACCAGCGCTCGACGATGCTCGACGTGCTGCAGGCGGACTTCATCCGCACCGCCAGGGCGAAGGGCCTCAGGAGGCGCCCCGCCATCGTCAAGCACGGTCTGCGGACCGCGCTGATCCCGATGACGACGCTCTTCGCCTTCGCCTTCCTCGGCGTGCTGACCGGTGCCACCTTCACCGAGAAGATCTTCGGCTGGAACGGCCTCGGCGCGTGGTTCATCGACGCCGTGCAGGGCAACGACGTCAACGTCGTCGTCGCCTACACGCTCTACAGCGCCGTCGTCGTGCTCTTCGCCGGCTTCGCCAGCGACGTGCTGAACGCCGTCCTCGACCCGCGCGTGCGCAGCCAGAAGTAA